The Venturia canescens isolate UGA chromosome 10, ASM1945775v1, whole genome shotgun sequence genome segment CCCTCATTACGCAACCGTTTCCGATGACTCGGGTACTTTTCACGAATATCTTGgaatcggattttttttttgaataattttctgtACAGATTAGAAGTTTTAATCATCGTATCTGATACGACAATAAAGAGAATTGAGAATATTAATATCtacaaaatactttcgtaaaGTATTCTATCTCCTAATTGCACGAGTCCCAATACTATTCTTCGGATTAACGGATCGTCATTTTCAGATGAAATGTATGCGGCGATCGACGAGCAAGATAAAGTGTATACAAGCGGGAGTGAGACTTATGCCCAAATTCAACCTATGACGAACGAGGTTAATCGAACGGTTCAGGTCGATCAACAGGTTTCAAACCAAGTGCCATTGAGGGGTTGCGGCGAAGATTTGAACGTTTCATCGGCACCACAGCCGCCAAGTGTCGACAGTTTGCGCCACGTTGCTCATGCTCACTCGCGACAAGGTAATTCATATGAAATGTTTGGGTTTCCTGTGATTTTGAAGcataattgatatttttaatcCATTATGAAGCATCATCATCAAGCGCGACGAGCTCAATAGCGAATCCAGGTTCCCCGAAGCCAGAAAAGCGACAGGCGAATTCGCCATTGCCGCCACCACCTCCGCCCCCTCCAGCGCCGACGGAAAGTGGTAACGGGGATTTCTACGCATCGGTTGATAAGCGCAACAAAAGCGAGGACCGTACAAGATCGAGCATTTCATCGGGAAAGTCTCTGGAGGACATGTACGCAaaggtaatgaaaaaaaagcggGACAACGACGAGAATATTCCGTTCGACGTTGGCTCTGCTGGGGGCCCGAGTTACGGACCGGAAATCGTTTCTTCGACGCGGGACGCATCGAGCAATAGAAAATTGAGTTTAGTAGAGATAAGTAGAGCGTCGTGGTCGAGTCACGATTcggttgaaattcaaaaaagagaACCAGATGCGACTCACtcgaatttacaaaattcggTGGACGTTTTCAATGCGGAGATGGATTtggaatttatgaaaatcgCGAGAACGTACGAACTCGATTCGCCGTCAGTCTCCGGTGTGGAAGCTGACGGTTACGAACCATTGGCAAATCGTAACAAAGTTCAGCAAACAAGCGTGACGCAGAACACTCGTTCCGGACATAACGATCCTAATTACGAAATGCTCCGACCACAATTCACAACAAATGCTTCATCGAGCAGCCAGTCAAACGTAACGAGGAACGGTATCGATGTGCTGCTGCCTATTTATTCTCTGccttttaaacatcgccaagTGAGCAACGCTTCGAGCGACGATCCTGGGTACGAAAGAGTTCGATTACGACGTCACGTTGATCTCGATCAGGATACCGATTCCGAACCGAATTACGAGAGCATGCCTCACGAAACGAATGAACCGAATTATGCCTCGGTTTGTCGACCCGGTGACAGCGATACCGATCCGAATTACGAGTCCGTCACTCACGGTGATCCCAACTACGAGAGCGTACGGTATATGAGCGTTTCACGAAACAACGATCCACCCTACGAACAAGTTAATAATTATAAAGAACAAAACAATGAACGTCCGGACAATTCTGTTGGTTACGAAAAAGTCAAACGCGGCTCTGGACCGATCGATCCTAATTACGAAAGAATTGGCATGACCCACAACGACACGATCGCTTACAACGACAGTGGCGATACCGATGATGAACAATACGTTcaagtttaattttttaccATTCAGAGACTACTATCGATTGATTGGAGCAACTCAATTATAAACCCTCGAAATCAATACGGTTGAATTTAATGACGTAAAGAAATCGATTATCTCTTATATAATtgataataattaaataagGCTATGCAGTTAATGATTGAATATGTATTATTTACATAAAATCAATTATTCGTCATGTATAATTCATAAAGTACATTAGAACACGAACGTTTGATACTAAAACCAATgaaaaagtgggaatactAAATTCCCATATAATTTTGCAATactaaacactttttcgaaaaaaaaaaacagttcgaAGATGACTCTTGTAAATACGTATATTTTTTGTACTCGAAGGCAGAACGTATTATATACTCTTTTGAAATAGAAAGCACTAAgttattactattttttatttattatcaacTAATTGCATTCCACGCGGTTAGgggatttttttatcgagctTTTCTACGAGGAAacggaaaaatgtttttaaaatatttgtaaatctTTTGCTAAACCTTGACCCATGGacctttttctttgattttttatgttcGACTCGAGGTGAAAAGAAACAAAGATTTACTTTCCAACCGAGGGTCCCTAAATTCCATTTGTGACATCGAAGGTCATACGACGAATTATTTCCGAATAAGAAGGTGATCGATGAGGTAGCTCAAATCGATAAAACTAcggaacaaaacgaaataaacttaaaaaataataaaattacgaTTAAAATGTACATATAGGACTCCAGGAAGGAATTCGCTCGATTCAAAGATCAACGCTGACGAACGTCCTTGAACgatttaaaataatgaaaaagaagaCTACTAAACCATAAGTTCAatcaataatttatatataattcGTGTAATGCGgataaaacaatattttgttgaTAGATTCTTTGATAATATTATTTTACCATGGAAGATAAGCGCGATTATCGTATCCGAACAGTATTGAGGATGCTGCAATAGACagaattgtcaatttttataaaaatatcataaatctACGCACATATACAGAttcatatgtatatgtatattagAGCTGAGTAGGCAGTTTTTTATACGAGAAAAGAATGGCTTTTAGTgttgagaaataaaagaaaaggcATAACGATACACCTTGTTTTCTTACTGTCGTTCGTGCGAAAACATTTCAAAGAATCTGGAAGCTACATTTTTCGTTGTTGATGAATTTACCCAGCccactttgaaaaatcaggaaccttcgttgatttttttcgttatgtAAAACAAACAGGAAGAAGAAAGTCATGTATTTCAACTGAATTGGCAAAAAAGATCTTGCATACGTACCTCGTGTACGAAGAAAAGATTTTTACCGTGCTCTTTCGTTTTCAAATTATACGAAGAAGCATCGAAATACGTTACCAAGAGTGAAGGCCGATAGagggaattgaagaaaaatcaaaagtcatgaaagAAACGTTTGGATTCATTAATATAATGTGTATAATCAACCTTTCGGTGGTTCCATCCActtcgatatatatatatatatatatgtacgtgCTAAACCCGCTAGCACGATATTAATTGATGGTATAGTAAATATCTTATCAATATAAAACGATAAGGAGGATCAATGATAGAGAATTCTAGAGAAACTTAAATTTATCGTGTCAATTAAACGTCCGgtctgaaaattttttttcgaacgacaTGATACCGGAGACCAAGGAGTCGAGGAAgacaaaaaattaataacGAGATGGATTACGCGACAATTGATCCGTAAGTTTTGAAAGAGCAAGCACTTTTTTCGCTTTCtcatttctgtttttttctttgccaatTCCGAAAAATGTGATCGCGTCGATTCGTGCGCAAGCGTATCTAAACAAGCACAATACATTTATGTACTACACATTTCGTGCAAATTAATCGTTGGTACAGCGAAAAGAAAACTGTACGGTACTTGTACGGTACTTGAACTCATACCAACGATGAATTTATAcactttttaattatttttaatgttgTTTCATTAATGACCGGTGTATCGTATCAACTAAATGTTATCCCATATATTCGCTTGCTTTGTATAATTATAAAAGTGCATATATGCCTTCGTTCGACTTAAATCTCTAAAGACGATACAGatatattaaaatattaattttgtgACGAATCTcgagttttttcgttttatctaGCGCGCTTCGAACCTTCATTGAATTGCTTATATTCATATAAACTATTTACGAATGTGTGTTCGCGCTGTACTTTCTTATGATTTCGTATTGAATATATGAGCGTCGGTGTAGTCTCATTGGAGCTGAGAAATGATGTTTCTTACAAAGTTTCTTATCGTTCGCCTCCTCTTATTGTTAGTCATTGCAGAATTATTCTAGCCTTTTTTTCCAACTATTGGGCTTTTTTCCCAATTCAATTTGCTCTTTCTCCTTCCGAAAAATCGACTCTCGGAACTCTGAGAATCCAAGCCTGGTAgcgattttcaaaaagttcgcCAATGTCCGCCAAATAGTAGTTTGAGACAGTTTTTCCGAAATTCCCATTGGGTTggctttttgaaaaatttcctttcaaGCCTGTCAGCACTCGCACATGAATTTACTCTGAGAATCAAACGTAACTATGACACTTTACGAGTTTCCCGCGTAACTTTGCTAACAAAAGCTTTTCTGTGTTCGATTCATTAAAAACCTCGGAATAAATCTCTCAAACGAATCATTTTCAAAGTAACGGTCGACACAAATATATCATTccacagataaaaaaaaattataacgaTAGTTATCTTTCgtattttctcaagttttttttcgaactgaGCTTTCGCGAAATTCATTGCGCGCAACAGGAAGATTGAATACGAATATAAGCGACATTCTCTTTCGAAATGTTTATTCAAAACATGATGATTCTTGAATTA includes the following:
- the LOC122417629 gene encoding uncharacterized protein isoform X1, with protein sequence MINTYLTDNAWFYWVITAAAFFSFVGFLLACICSCRRHENKSEFLGLEGMVTMTTDAETEDFNRPPTSEISQIVAQDTVDCGKRASGANRSLPDIPKDKHAGRDREIESAPQEVIYEATEIIGDTSELYATVQDKKIDKKRNFDKEIRSNNQETSSILDDSGYPYARLNTLESGNDEHPYAQVQSIQKTEYSQQIRNNVNQYTDNNQPSTSTSHAPNGGNPVAPPRTRRSSSHNSLLSVETTCDIQAANAITGGVQANQDLPYMTPPILLPLPRPPQSQQNVPHQHFSGDSQDSKGYTSISVREPLANIIAQTKGLHTNRQGSRSLTDPHYATVSDDSDEMYAAIDEQDKVYTSGSETYAQIQPMTNEVNRTVQVDQQVSNQVPLRGCGEDLNVSSAPQPPSVDSLRHVAHAHSRQASSSSATSSIANPGSPKPEKRQANSPLPPPPPPPPAPTESGNGDFYASVDKRNKSEDRTRSSISSGKSLEDMYAKVMKKKRDNDENIPFDVGSAGGPSYGPEIVSSTRDASSNRKLSLVEISRASWSSHDSVEIQKREPDATHSNLQNSVDVFNAEMDLEFMKIARTYELDSPSVSGVEADGYEPLANRNKVQQTSVTQNTRSGHNDPNYEMLRPQFTTNASSSSQSNVTRNGIDVLLPIYSLPFKHRQVSNASSDDPGYERVRLRRHVDLDQDTDSEPNYESMPHETNEPNYASVCRPGDSDTDPNYESVTHGDPNYESVRYMSVSRNNDPPYEQVNNYKEQNNERPDNSVGYEKVKRGSGPIDPNYERIGMTHNDTIAYNDSGDTDDEQYVQV
- the LOC122417629 gene encoding uncharacterized protein isoform X2; protein product: MINTYLTDNAWFYWVITAAAFFSFVGFLLACICSCRRHENKASGANRSLPDIPKDKHAGRDREIESAPQEVIYEATEIIGDTSELYATVQDKKIDKKRNFDKEIRSNNQETSSILDDSGYPYARLNTLESGNDEHPYAQVQSIQKTEYSQQIRNNVNQYTDNNQPSTSTSHAPNGGNPVAPPRTRRSSSHNSLLSVETTCDIQAANAITGGVQANQDLPYMTPPILLPLPRPPQSQQNVPHQHFSGDSQDSKGYTSISVREPLANIIAQTKGLHTNRQGSRSLTDPHYATVSDDSDEMYAAIDEQDKVYTSGSETYAQIQPMTNEVNRTVQVDQQVSNQVPLRGCGEDLNVSSAPQPPSVDSLRHVAHAHSRQASSSSATSSIANPGSPKPEKRQANSPLPPPPPPPPAPTESGNGDFYASVDKRNKSEDRTRSSISSGKSLEDMYAKVMKKKRDNDENIPFDVGSAGGPSYGPEIVSSTRDASSNRKLSLVEISRASWSSHDSVEIQKREPDATHSNLQNSVDVFNAEMDLEFMKIARTYELDSPSVSGVEADGYEPLANRNKVQQTSVTQNTRSGHNDPNYEMLRPQFTTNASSSSQSNVTRNGIDVLLPIYSLPFKHRQVSNASSDDPGYERVRLRRHVDLDQDTDSEPNYESMPHETNEPNYASVCRPGDSDTDPNYESVTHGDPNYESVRYMSVSRNNDPPYEQVNNYKEQNNERPDNSVGYEKVKRGSGPIDPNYERIGMTHNDTIAYNDSGDTDDEQYVQV